The following proteins are encoded in a genomic region of Paenibacillus sp. FSL R7-0273:
- a CDS encoding DUF1048 domain-containing protein encodes MNLWEKVTGRDMTKEFKAYEIRVKELPADYQAAWAAIQQNLWAHSDFTGRNLMPIFDGVVGLLEVSAADGQSVQEVLGDDIRGFCAALAGEEGAKSQRDKWREQLNNSIAKKLGK; translated from the coding sequence ATGAATTTGTGGGAAAAGGTAACCGGCAGGGACATGACAAAAGAATTCAAAGCTTATGAAATTCGGGTAAAGGAGCTCCCTGCGGATTATCAGGCGGCATGGGCAGCTATCCAGCAAAATCTTTGGGCACATTCCGATTTCACCGGCCGTAATCTCATGCCGATCTTTGACGGAGTAGTTGGCCTGCTGGAGGTGTCGGCAGCGGATGGCCAGAGTGTCCAGGAGGTTTTGGGTGACGACATCAGAGGCTTCTGTGCAGCGCTGGCCGGCGAAGAAGGGGCAAAATCTCAACGCGACAAGTGGCGCGAGCAGCTTAACAATAGCATAGCCAAAAAATTAGGCAAATAG
- a CDS encoding DUF1048 domain-containing protein, which yields MSIRDMIEGRKEWKAHMARVKALPQDYQFVYKELQKYLMKVSPVVLGEGMELLSGIVDLFEEGAASGKGVLEVTGKDVAAFCDELIKDSKTYADLYQEAVDQRTAKAMKEATDKLK from the coding sequence ATGAGCATACGGGATATGATCGAGGGCAGAAAAGAGTGGAAGGCGCATATGGCGCGTGTTAAGGCACTCCCGCAGGATTACCAGTTTGTCTATAAGGAGCTGCAAAAGTATCTCATGAAGGTCAGTCCGGTGGTGCTTGGTGAAGGGATGGAGCTGCTCTCGGGAATTGTTGATCTGTTTGAAGAGGGCGCTGCCTCAGGAAAAGGCGTGCTTGAAGTGACCGGCAAAGATGTTGCGGCCTTCTGTGACGAGCTAATTAAGGATTCCAAAACCTACGCTGACCTTTACCAGGAGGCGGTTGACCAAAGGACAGCCAAAGCAATGAAAGAGGCAACGGATAAACTGAAGTGA
- a CDS encoding PadR family transcriptional regulator, translated as MLKGVLEGCVLEIISRKDTYGYEITRQLNALGFADVVEGTVYTILVRLEKNKLVETTKKPSELGPPRKFFAINAAGREELQRFWDKWAFVSSKMSELKERAE; from the coding sequence ATGCTCAAAGGCGTGCTTGAGGGCTGTGTCCTGGAAATTATAAGCCGCAAGGATACCTATGGCTACGAAATCACACGGCAGCTGAATGCCCTCGGCTTCGCGGATGTTGTGGAGGGAACGGTTTATACGATCCTGGTCCGGCTTGAAAAAAACAAGCTGGTTGAGACCACCAAGAAGCCCTCCGAGCTGGGGCCGCCGCGGAAGTTTTTCGCCATCAATGCTGCAGGGCGTGAGGAGCTGCAGAGGTTCTGGGACAAATGGGCCTTCGTATCATCAAAAATGAGCGAGTTAAAGGAGAGAGCGGAATGA
- a CDS encoding ABC transporter permease has translation METAKNHFFSDMSVMLGRSMRHIVRSMDTILTVCITPIAMMLLFVYVFGGAIETGAANYVNYLLPGILLMAIASGVAYVAYRLFLDKQRGIIERFNSMPIARSAVLWGHVLTSVVSNILSVALIILVALLMGFRSPAGILAWLAVAGILVLFTLALTWIAAIAGLSAKTLEGASAFSYPLIFLPFISSAFVPTDSMPKAVRVFAENQPVTPIVEAIRNLLSDQPVGTDIWAALAWCTGILVVAYLFAVRAYRRNA, from the coding sequence ATGGAGACGGCAAAAAACCATTTTTTCAGCGACATGAGTGTGATGCTCGGCCGTTCGATGCGCCATATTGTCCGCAGTATGGACACTATTCTCACCGTTTGTATCACTCCAATCGCCATGATGCTGCTGTTCGTCTATGTGTTTGGCGGTGCTATAGAAACAGGTGCAGCTAATTATGTTAACTACCTGCTGCCCGGCATCCTGCTTATGGCGATAGCCAGCGGTGTGGCATACGTGGCTTACCGGCTGTTCCTAGATAAGCAGCGCGGCATTATCGAACGGTTCAACTCTATGCCGATTGCCCGTTCCGCTGTGCTGTGGGGGCATGTGCTGACCTCAGTGGTGTCCAATATCCTTTCAGTTGCCCTTATTATTCTCGTTGCCCTTCTTATGGGCTTTCGCTCTCCGGCGGGGATTCTGGCTTGGCTGGCTGTAGCAGGTATACTTGTGCTGTTTACATTGGCCTTGACCTGGATCGCAGCCATCGCCGGATTATCCGCCAAAACCCTGGAAGGCGCAAGCGCCTTTTCCTATCCGCTAATCTTCCTGCCCTTCATCAGCTCGGCCTTTGTGCCGACAGACTCGATGCCCAAAGCTGTGCGTGTATTTGCCGAAAATCAGCCGGTGACCCCTATTGTCGAAGCCATCCGCAACCTGCTGTCTGACCAGCCGGTAGGCACTGACATATGGGCCGCTCTGGCGTGGTGTACGGGAATCCTGGTTGTTGCTTATCTGTTCGCGGTTCGTGCATACAGACGGAATGCATAA
- a CDS encoding ABC transporter ATP-binding protein, with protein MGKAIQVQGLRKAFKHTEVLKGVDFEVERGEIFALLGSNGAGKTTIVRILATLLRPDGGTAAVNGFDVMSEPGKVRQAISLTGQFAAVDEMLTGRENLIMIARLRHLDQPRQVAEALLNRFGLSDAADRKPSTYSGGMRRRLDIVLSLVGKPQIIFLDEPTTGLDPEARIEVWKIVRELAAGGTTVFLTTQYLEEAEQLADRISILHEGRIIAGGTLAELKKRFPAAKVEYVEKQPTLEEIFLAITGNKEAI; from the coding sequence ATGGGAAAAGCAATTCAAGTGCAGGGCCTGCGCAAAGCCTTCAAGCATACAGAAGTGTTAAAAGGGGTCGATTTTGAAGTGGAGCGGGGTGAGATTTTCGCCCTGCTGGGCAGTAACGGCGCAGGTAAGACGACGATAGTCAGAATTCTCGCCACACTGCTCAGACCGGACGGGGGCACTGCGGCCGTTAACGGCTTTGACGTTATGTCAGAGCCCGGGAAGGTGCGGCAGGCAATCAGTCTGACCGGCCAATTTGCCGCCGTAGACGAGATGCTCACCGGCCGGGAAAATCTGATTATGATCGCTAGGCTGCGGCATCTGGACCAGCCGCGGCAAGTGGCTGAAGCTTTGCTGAACCGTTTCGGCTTATCAGATGCTGCTGACCGCAAGCCGTCTACGTATTCAGGCGGCATGCGCCGCAGACTGGATATTGTCCTCAGCCTTGTCGGGAAGCCGCAGATCATTTTTCTCGATGAGCCAACCACCGGTCTTGATCCGGAGGCCCGGATAGAGGTCTGGAAGATCGTGAGGGAGCTTGCTGCAGGCGGCACGACAGTATTCCTGACCACCCAGTATCTTGAAGAAGCAGAGCAGCTGGCTGACAGAATTTCCATTTTGCATGAGGGGCGGATTATTGCGGGCGGAACACTGGCAGAGCTGAAAAAGCGTTTTCCGGCTGCAAAGGTAGAATATGTTGAGAAGCAGCCGACCTTAGAGGAAATCTTCCTCGCAATTACCGGTAACAAGGAGGCTATCTGA